The Leucobacter sp. UCMA 4100 genome window below encodes:
- a CDS encoding NUDIX hydrolase, translated as MTSEEDLEIQALLRGVRDPGDAWVVAADGNRYWGTFGAAGLLAVDPERGILMQHRVAWSDHGGTWAVPGGAINKGESAIAGAIREAQEEAGVPDDSVDVRFTHIVDRGGWTYTTVIAAVTTAFEPTISDPESVALEWVALDKVADLKLHPGFAGSWPALLSLITAEQSGSGDAELERLTAAGLDVARCR; from the coding sequence GTGACGTCTGAAGAAGACCTCGAGATCCAGGCGCTCTTGCGCGGCGTGCGCGACCCGGGCGACGCCTGGGTGGTCGCCGCCGACGGCAACCGGTACTGGGGCACCTTTGGTGCTGCCGGCCTGCTCGCGGTCGACCCCGAACGGGGCATCCTCATGCAACACCGCGTCGCGTGGAGCGATCACGGCGGCACCTGGGCTGTTCCGGGTGGCGCGATCAACAAGGGTGAGTCGGCGATTGCGGGCGCGATCCGCGAGGCTCAAGAGGAGGCGGGCGTGCCCGACGACTCGGTTGACGTTCGTTTTACACACATCGTGGATCGCGGCGGCTGGACCTACACGACCGTCATCGCCGCCGTCACCACCGCCTTCGAACCGACGATCTCAGACCCCGAGAGCGTGGCGCTCGAGTGGGTCGCGCTCGACAAGGTCGCCGATCTCAAGCTGCACCCCGGGTTTGCGGGGTCATGGCCAGCGCTGCTCTCGCTCATCACCGCCGAGCAGTCGGGCTCAGGCGATGCCGAGCTTGAGCGGCTCACCGCTGCCGGGCTCGACGTCGCGCGCTGCCGGTAG
- a CDS encoding DsbA family oxidoreductase, giving the protein MTTLTIDIWSDVMCPFCYLGDSVLAKALAEFEHRDQVTVTYHSYQLMPELSVEPVNLQELLAGRYGPEQLAAQHEHLAARGKEHGLEYNFDTSLAVNTRKAHELSHFATSKGKGHEAMLRLFKAHFTEGLNVADVDTLARLAGEVGLDEAEARASLERAEFADAVDKDIVAAQQMGINGVPFFVFAGKYALSGAQPKEMFAQALNTAWGETE; this is encoded by the coding sequence ATGACCACCCTGACCATCGACATCTGGAGCGATGTCATGTGCCCCTTCTGCTACCTAGGCGATTCGGTTCTCGCCAAAGCTCTCGCAGAGTTCGAGCACCGCGACCAGGTGACGGTGACCTATCACAGCTACCAGCTCATGCCCGAGCTTTCGGTCGAGCCGGTCAATTTGCAAGAGCTGCTCGCGGGGCGCTACGGCCCAGAGCAGCTCGCGGCCCAGCACGAGCACCTGGCGGCCCGTGGCAAGGAGCACGGTCTCGAGTACAACTTCGATACCTCGCTCGCGGTCAACACCCGCAAGGCACACGAGCTCAGCCACTTCGCGACGAGCAAGGGCAAGGGTCACGAGGCGATGCTGCGTCTTTTCAAGGCCCACTTCACCGAGGGCCTCAACGTTGCCGACGTCGACACTCTCGCCCGTCTCGCGGGTGAAGTCGGTCTTGACGAGGCCGAGGCACGCGCCTCGCTCGAGCGTGCAGAGTTCGCCGATGCGGTCGATAAAGACATCGTCGCCGCGCAGCAAATGGGCATCAACGGTGTTCCCTTCTTCGTGTTCGCCGGTAAATACGCGCTCTCTGGCGCGCAGCCGAAAGAGATGTTCGCGCAGGCCCTCAACACCGCGTGGGGTGAAACCGAGTGA
- a CDS encoding histidine phosphatase family protein — translation MTIAFMRHGQTDWNLAGRVQGHTNIPLNETGREQARQAASAPLVAQTEWGHITSSPLDRARETAEIVSQAMGVSLGDALDLLIEQNYGEAEGCSVTELEERWPTREFERGESPAEVAKRALDALHLLEERHGDSPVLAVTHGAYIRRLIATVHDLDYGDVPGILNASLTMFERDAQGNWQATLINDQPASQALDLSPQKPAAPFAGFVALGDQGAGVCSTDGVCTV, via the coding sequence ATGACCATTGCTTTTATGAGACACGGGCAAACCGACTGGAACTTGGCCGGGAGGGTGCAGGGTCACACCAACATTCCGCTGAATGAGACCGGTCGCGAACAGGCGAGGCAGGCGGCGTCTGCCCCACTCGTGGCGCAGACCGAGTGGGGCCACATCACGAGCTCACCGCTCGACCGTGCCCGCGAAACCGCCGAGATTGTCTCTCAGGCCATGGGCGTTTCGCTCGGCGATGCGCTCGACCTGCTCATCGAGCAGAACTACGGCGAGGCCGAGGGCTGCAGCGTCACCGAGCTCGAAGAGCGCTGGCCCACCCGCGAGTTCGAGCGGGGCGAGTCACCCGCAGAGGTTGCGAAGCGCGCGCTCGATGCGCTGCACCTCCTCGAAGAGCGCCACGGCGATTCACCCGTGCTCGCCGTCACGCACGGCGCATATATTCGCAGGCTCATCGCGACCGTGCACGATCTTGATTACGGCGATGTGCCCGGCATCCTCAACGCGAGCCTCACGATGTTCGAGCGCGACGCCCAGGGCAACTGGCAAGCGACGCTCATCAACGACCAGCCAGCGTCACAGGCGCTGGATCTTTCACCGCAGAAACCCGCGGCCCCCTTCGCCGGCTTTGTAGCCCTCGGCGATCAGGGCGCCGGCGTCTGCTCGACCGACGGAGTGTGCACCGTATGA
- a CDS encoding IS3 family transposase (programmed frameshift), translated as MPPRYPKEFRDDVVKITLDRGPEVTLAQIAKDFSIHVGTLDKWLREERVEAGQKPGVTRSENTELRELRKRNKLLEQEVEVLRRAAAYLSQAHLPKRLYPLVKELAGDGVPVVVSCRVLKLSRQPYYRWLRSPVTERDLTQAYRANALHDAHIEDPEFGYRFLADEAKSFGEPMCDRTAWRLCRDQQWWSAFGKKKARGKGKKPGPPVHDDLVQREFVAAAPNELWLSDITEHWTGEGKLYLCAVKDLFSNRIVGYSIDSQMTSALAVTALNNAVLRRGDVRGCVLHTDRGSQFRSRKLQRALTSHRMAGSMGRVGAAGDNAAMESFFSLLQKNVLNRKTWTTRDELRSAIVTWIERTYHRRRRQARLGRLTPIEYETIMNKQVALAA; from the exons ATGCCCCCTCGTTACCCCAAAGAGTTCCGCGACGACGTCGTAAAGATCACGTTGGATCGCGGCCCGGAAGTGACGCTCGCGCAGATCGCGAAGGACTTCAGTATTCACGTCGGAACTCTCGATAAATGGCTTCGAGAGGAACGCGTCGAGGCCGGACAGAAACCTGGCGTGACCCGTTCCGAGAACACTGAGTTGCGTGAACTTCGTAAACGGAACAAGCTCCTTGAACAAGAAGTAGAAGTGCTTCGTCGGGCGGCCGCGTATCTCTCGCAGGCGCATCTGCCG AAAAGGCTCTACCCGCTCGTGAAAGAGCTCGCCGGCGACGGGGTCCCTGTCGTGGTGTCGTGCCGGGTATTGAAGCTCTCACGCCAGCCTTACTACCGCTGGCTCCGCAGCCCAGTGACTGAGCGTGACCTTACGCAGGCGTATCGTGCGAACGCGCTCCACGACGCCCATATCGAGGATCCGGAGTTTGGATACAGGTTCCTCGCCGACGAAGCGAAGAGCTTCGGGGAACCGATGTGTGACCGGACTGCGTGGCGGCTCTGCCGCGATCAGCAGTGGTGGTCAGCATTCGGGAAGAAGAAAGCCCGCGGGAAAGGGAAGAAGCCCGGCCCGCCTGTTCATGACGACCTTGTGCAGCGCGAGTTTGTAGCAGCTGCTCCGAACGAGTTATGGCTTTCGGACATCACTGAGCATTGGACTGGTGAAGGCAAGCTCTACCTGTGCGCGGTGAAAGACCTCTTCTCCAACCGGATCGTGGGATACTCCATCGACTCGCAGATGACGTCCGCGCTTGCGGTGACCGCGTTAAACAACGCCGTGCTTCGTCGCGGTGACGTGCGTGGGTGTGTGCTGCACACGGATCGTGGATCTCAGTTCCGAAGCCGGAAACTACAGCGCGCACTCACCAGTCATAGGATGGCTGGTTCGATGGGGCGAGTGGGTGCTGCAGGTGACAACGCGGCGATGGAATCGTTCTTCAGTCTGCTCCAGAAGAACGTCCTGAACCGCAAGACCTGGACCACCCGAGACGAGCTCCGGTCAGCAATCGTGACCTGGATCGAGCGCACCTATCATCGACGCCGCAGACAAGCCCGGCTGGGGCGATTGACGCCGATCGAATACGAGACCATCATGAACAAACAGGTCGCACTTGCTGCCTGA
- a CDS encoding ABC transporter ATP-binding protein: MHQTLVTEALAVVGLSEDAERSIQTLSGGERQRVALARSLAQEPKFLILDEPTNHLDVRHQLEVLDTVRALEVGVLAALHDLHLAARYCDRIYVVAAGRIVAAGEPVEVLTPELIAEVYGVACETYRDPRGNLAFTYISAGARVAV; encoded by the coding sequence GTGCATCAGACCCTTGTGACCGAGGCGCTCGCTGTCGTGGGGCTCTCAGAGGATGCCGAGCGCAGCATTCAGACGCTCTCGGGCGGTGAGCGGCAGCGTGTCGCTCTTGCTCGCTCGCTCGCGCAGGAGCCGAAGTTTCTCATTCTCGACGAGCCTACGAACCACCTCGATGTGCGGCACCAACTCGAGGTGCTCGACACCGTACGTGCGCTTGAGGTTGGGGTCTTGGCCGCCCTGCACGACCTGCACCTCGCGGCACGCTACTGCGATCGCATTTACGTGGTCGCGGCCGGGCGTATTGTGGCCGCGGGAGAACCCGTCGAGGTACTCACGCCAGAGCTCATCGCCGAGGTGTACGGGGTTGCGTGCGAGACGTACCGCGACCCGCGCGGCAACCTTGCCTTCACCTACATCTCGGCGGGTGCGCGCGTTGCGGTGTGA
- a CDS encoding TetR/AcrR family transcriptional regulator — protein MREKGEQAKGPERRVGLTPTKIVAEARELTRGRGFHSWTVRDLAAALDVAPSVIYHHIGGKQEIIRCVIEGAVAELTPPRTDVCWQEYFRGFLLEMYPILREYPGSAKWLMMHGPSFPSVRSFFDAGHTSLARAGFERPAVVYALLVNSAVLTVMLNDERLEGGEDGPRDHGAMKRGFESIREGSIGIATMIDEMLVPLSTDPEGAGKALSLEYYRLLITVMIAGLEQQLQA, from the coding sequence GTGAGAGAAAAAGGCGAGCAGGCGAAGGGGCCGGAGCGACGCGTCGGGTTGACCCCGACGAAAATTGTCGCCGAGGCCAGAGAACTCACGCGTGGGCGCGGCTTCCACTCCTGGACGGTGCGTGACCTCGCCGCCGCCCTCGACGTCGCCCCCTCGGTCATCTACCACCATATTGGCGGTAAGCAAGAGATCATTCGATGCGTGATCGAGGGCGCAGTCGCCGAACTCACCCCACCCCGCACCGACGTGTGCTGGCAGGAATACTTTCGAGGGTTCCTACTTGAGATGTACCCGATTCTGCGCGAGTACCCCGGATCTGCCAAGTGGCTCATGATGCACGGCCCGTCGTTTCCCTCGGTGCGCAGTTTCTTTGACGCCGGTCACACCTCGCTTGCCCGTGCTGGCTTTGAGCGACCCGCTGTCGTGTACGCGCTGCTCGTGAACTCGGCAGTGCTGACGGTAATGCTCAACGACGAACGCCTCGAGGGCGGCGAAGATGGCCCGCGTGACCACGGAGCCATGAAGCGCGGCTTCGAATCGATTCGTGAGGGGAGCATCGGTATCGCGACGATGATTGACGAGATGCTTGTTCCGCTTTCGACCGATCCCGAAGGTGCCGGCAAGGCCCTCAGCCTCGAGTACTACCGCCTACTCATCACGGTGATGATAGCGGGCCTCGAGCAACAGCTCCAGGCCTAG
- a CDS encoding MFS transporter, whose translation MHTQSSQAPAPEKPQIVLLLLTVFLAYLGQMTLNPIIAPLARKVGLAEWQVGVTISVAAMMVVLTSQFWGRASQVRGHKRVLIVALGLATLSMAGFSVVVALGVRGVVVGATLFCLFLLLRGVGFGAAIAAVAPTAQSYVASVTHDEATRTKGMAGIGAVQGVAMIGGAVVGGALAGVHLLLPISAVPVLLAGALVLVAVKLRSSASTESTATAVRVRATDTRIWPFLLAGFGMFTSLGFMQVLIGFVVQDRLHLSPETTGVVTGASLLAAGLGMVFSQAVVVPRSGWRPVTLLRVGSLVAFAGFALLVPDLGMAVLLIAILLIGFGLGIAMPGYTAGPSLCVQPEEQGAVAGLIGATNGLTFVLAPTASTVLYAVWQPLPLIVGALLMALVALFVWLHPRFRRAMGVPA comes from the coding sequence ATGCACACCCAAAGCTCGCAGGCCCCAGCACCCGAGAAGCCGCAGATCGTTCTGCTGTTGCTCACCGTTTTTCTCGCCTACCTCGGGCAAATGACGCTCAACCCCATCATCGCGCCGCTCGCGAGAAAGGTGGGGCTTGCCGAGTGGCAGGTCGGGGTGACGATCAGTGTTGCCGCGATGATGGTCGTGCTCACGAGCCAGTTCTGGGGCAGGGCTTCGCAGGTGCGAGGGCACAAGCGGGTGCTCATCGTTGCCCTGGGGCTCGCGACCCTCAGCATGGCGGGCTTTTCGGTGGTCGTGGCGCTTGGCGTGCGCGGCGTCGTCGTCGGAGCGACGCTCTTCTGCCTCTTCCTGCTGCTGCGCGGCGTCGGGTTTGGGGCCGCGATCGCCGCGGTTGCCCCGACCGCGCAGTCGTATGTTGCCTCGGTTACGCACGATGAGGCGACCCGCACGAAGGGTATGGCTGGCATCGGCGCGGTTCAGGGCGTTGCGATGATCGGCGGTGCCGTCGTTGGCGGGGCGCTCGCCGGCGTACACCTGCTCCTACCTATCTCGGCGGTGCCGGTGTTGCTCGCTGGTGCGCTCGTGCTCGTGGCCGTGAAACTTCGCTCGAGCGCCTCGACCGAGAGCACGGCGACGGCGGTGCGGGTGCGGGCGACTGACACGCGCATCTGGCCTTTCTTGCTCGCGGGCTTCGGCATGTTTACGTCGCTCGGGTTCATGCAGGTACTCATTGGTTTCGTGGTGCAGGACCGGCTGCATCTGAGCCCCGAAACGACGGGCGTCGTCACGGGGGCTTCGTTGCTCGCAGCGGGGCTCGGCATGGTCTTCTCGCAGGCGGTCGTGGTGCCGAGGAGTGGGTGGCGGCCGGTCACGCTCTTGCGCGTTGGTAGCCTCGTCGCCTTCGCGGGGTTCGCGTTGCTCGTGCCCGATCTCGGCATGGCGGTGCTGCTCATCGCGATCTTGCTCATCGGCTTCGGTCTCGGCATTGCGATGCCCGGCTACACGGCAGGCCCGAGTCTCTGCGTTCAGCCCGAAGAGCAGGGCGCCGTTGCGGGGCTCATTGGCGCGACGAACGGCCTCACGTTTGTGCTGGCTCCCACGGCAAGTACCGTGCTCTATGCCGTGTGGCAGCCGCTGCCGCTCATCGTTGGGGCGCTGCTCATGGCGCTCGTGGCGTTGTTTGTCTGGCTGCACCCGAGGTTTCGTCGCGCCATGGGGGTTCCGGCCTGA